A window of the Verminephrobacter eiseniae EF01-2 genome harbors these coding sequences:
- the doeB gene encoding N(2)-acetyl-L-2,4-diaminobutanoate deacetylase DoeB has product MRSSPITPTVDFDADGEQHGFLKLPHSHDASAWGAVMIPITVIRHGEGPTVLLTGGNHGDEYEGPIVLSELAATLRARDVRGRVIVVPFMNYPAFRAGSRTSPIDRGNLNRSFPGRADGSVTEKIADYFQRHLLPLADYVLDLHAGGRTLDFVPFAAIHVLPDAAQQARCEAAMLAFGAPYSMRMLEMDSVGLFDTAAEEAGKVFVSTELGGGGTATAASIGIARRGVHGLLAHARVLATPAPHGAHGARRTTLLDMPDGRCYTSSEHDGLLELCKNLGDAVDCGDLIARVHDATRTGVPPIAYHAHRSGLLAARHFPGLVKMGDTIAVVADIVADSVATAPP; this is encoded by the coding sequence ATGCGCTCGTCCCCCATCACGCCGACGGTCGATTTCGACGCCGACGGCGAACAGCACGGCTTTCTCAAACTGCCGCATTCGCACGATGCTTCCGCATGGGGCGCGGTGATGATTCCGATCACCGTGATTCGCCACGGCGAGGGGCCGACGGTCCTGCTCACCGGCGGCAACCATGGCGATGAGTACGAAGGGCCTATCGTGCTGTCGGAACTGGCGGCCACGCTGCGCGCACGCGATGTGCGCGGGCGCGTGATCGTGGTGCCATTCATGAACTACCCGGCGTTTCGCGCAGGCAGCCGCACCTCGCCGATCGATCGCGGCAATCTGAACCGCAGCTTCCCGGGCCGCGCCGACGGCAGCGTCACCGAAAAGATTGCCGACTACTTTCAGCGCCATCTGTTGCCGCTGGCGGACTATGTGCTCGACCTGCACGCGGGCGGGCGCACGCTCGACTTCGTGCCATTCGCCGCGATCCACGTCTTGCCCGATGCCGCGCAGCAGGCGCGGTGCGAAGCGGCCATGCTCGCATTCGGCGCGCCATATTCGATGCGGATGCTGGAAATGGACAGCGTTGGCCTGTTCGATACCGCCGCAGAGGAAGCCGGAAAAGTCTTCGTGTCGACGGAACTCGGCGGTGGCGGCACGGCAACGGCGGCAAGCATCGGGATTGCGCGGCGCGGCGTGCACGGTCTGCTCGCGCATGCCCGGGTGCTGGCAACGCCTGCTCCACACGGTGCGCACGGTGCGCGCCGCACGACGCTGCTCGACATGCCGGACGGCAGGTGCTACACGAGCAGCGAACACGATGGCTTGCTGGAGCTGTGCAAGAACCTCGGCGACGCAGTCGATTGCGGCGACCTGATTGCGCGTGTGCACGACGCCACGCGCACCGGCGTGCCGCCGATCGCGTATCACGCGCACCGCAGCGGCCTGCTGGCAGCGCGGCATTTCCCCGGCCTGGTGAAGATGGGCGACACGATTGCCGTGGTGGCCGATATCGTTGCAGACAGCGTGGCGACAGCGCCGCCATGA
- the doeA gene encoding ectoine hydrolase DoeA (DoeA (degradation of ectoine A) is also called EutD (ectoine utilization D).), producing MPETMQHAVRLPFERSEYHARIAKTRQAMQKAGIDLLIVTDPSNMTWLTGYDGWSFYVHQCVLLAMDGEPLWFGRGQDANGARRTVFMQHEQIVGYPDHYVQSAERHPMDYLAREVIEARGWQSRHIGVEMDNYYFSAAAYASLQRNLPQAQWRDATALVNWQRALKSPREIEYMRIAARIVEKMHARIVERIEPGMRKNDLVADIYACGIAGVEGYGGDYPAIVPLLPTGAAAAAPHLTWDDTPFTANAGTFFEIAGCFKRYHCPQSRTVYLGRPPPHFIEAERAVVEGIQAGLAAAKPGNTCEDIANAFFAVLRKSGMEKNSRCGYPIGASYPPDWGERTMSLRPGDLTVLQPGMTFHFMPGLWLDDWGLEITESILITETGVETFCNTPRRLFVKE from the coding sequence ATGCCTGAAACGATGCAACACGCCGTGCGCTTGCCGTTCGAGCGCAGCGAGTACCACGCACGCATAGCCAAGACGCGGCAGGCGATGCAAAAAGCCGGAATCGATCTCCTGATCGTCACCGACCCGAGCAATATGACATGGCTGACTGGCTATGACGGCTGGTCGTTCTATGTGCACCAGTGCGTGTTGCTGGCCATGGATGGCGAGCCGCTCTGGTTCGGTCGCGGCCAGGATGCGAACGGGGCGCGCCGCACCGTGTTCATGCAGCACGAGCAGATCGTCGGCTACCCGGACCACTACGTGCAGTCGGCCGAACGCCATCCGATGGACTACCTCGCGCGCGAAGTGATCGAGGCGCGCGGCTGGCAGTCGCGCCACATCGGTGTCGAGATGGACAACTACTACTTCAGCGCGGCGGCCTACGCCTCCTTGCAGCGCAATCTGCCACAGGCGCAGTGGCGCGACGCCACCGCGCTCGTCAACTGGCAGCGCGCATTGAAGTCGCCGCGCGAGATCGAATACATGCGCATCGCTGCGCGCATCGTCGAAAAGATGCATGCGCGCATCGTCGAGCGGATCGAGCCGGGCATGCGCAAGAACGATCTGGTTGCGGACATTTACGCCTGCGGCATTGCCGGCGTGGAGGGCTACGGCGGCGACTATCCGGCGATAGTGCCGCTGCTGCCAACCGGCGCGGCTGCCGCGGCGCCGCACCTGACCTGGGACGACACCCCGTTTACCGCGAATGCCGGCACCTTTTTCGAGATCGCGGGCTGCTTCAAGCGCTACCACTGCCCGCAGTCGCGCACGGTCTATCTGGGACGACCGCCGCCGCACTTCATCGAGGCCGAGCGCGCCGTCGTCGAAGGGATACAAGCAGGGCTGGCCGCCGCCAAACCGGGCAACACCTGCGAAGACATCGCCAACGCCTTCTTTGCCGTGCTGCGCAAGTCGGGCATGGAAAAGAACAGCCGCTGCGGCTACCCCATCGGCGCGAGCTATCCGCCCGACTGGGGCGAGCGCACCATGAGCCTGCGCCCGGGCGATTTGACGGTGCTGCAACCGGGCATGACCTTCCACTTCATGCCGGGGCTGTGGCTTGACGATTGGGGGCTGGAGATTACCGAAAGCATCCTGATTACCGAAACCGGTGTCGAGACCTTCTGCAATACGCCGCGCCGTCTGTTCGTCAAGGAGTAG
- a CDS encoding cyclodeaminase: MSSISILGATQLRALVPLDLAAIDQVEAAFRSLATEAVAMPPILRLDIPEHAGEVDVKTACLPRFESFAIKVSSGFFNNPALGLASLNGLMLVLSARTGLIEAVLLDNGYLTAVRTAAAGAVAARWLSRRNAKRVAVIGAGEQARLQLQALMLVRDIEHATVWARNPYRAARFAEEVQGVPCALADSVNQALRHADIVITSTPSSTPLVGADDLHPGLHITAMGSDAQHKNELAPAVFKAASYVCDSLSQTRVLGELHHAIHAGVVAADARFAELGQVIAGQAGGRRGDDEVTICDLTGTGAQDTAIAVLALARARQVGAGSIFNNI; encoded by the coding sequence ATGTCATCCATTTCCATTCTCGGCGCGACGCAATTGCGCGCCTTGGTGCCGCTCGATCTCGCCGCCATCGACCAGGTTGAAGCGGCATTCCGCTCGCTGGCAACGGAAGCGGTGGCGATGCCGCCGATTCTGCGCCTCGATATTCCCGAACATGCCGGAGAAGTCGATGTCAAGACCGCCTGTCTGCCGCGCTTTGAAAGTTTTGCGATCAAGGTCAGTTCAGGGTTTTTCAACAACCCGGCGCTTGGGCTTGCCAGTCTGAACGGGCTGATGCTGGTGTTGTCGGCGCGCACCGGCCTGATTGAAGCGGTGCTGCTGGACAACGGTTATCTGACAGCGGTGCGCACGGCGGCGGCAGGCGCGGTTGCGGCGCGCTGGCTGTCAAGGCGCAATGCCAAGCGTGTCGCCGTCATCGGCGCCGGCGAACAGGCAAGATTGCAATTGCAGGCGCTGATGCTGGTGCGGGACATCGAGCACGCAACGGTCTGGGCGCGCAATCCATACCGCGCTGCGCGTTTTGCCGAGGAAGTCCAGGGTGTGCCATGCGCGCTTGCCGATAGCGTGAATCAGGCACTCCGCCACGCCGATATCGTCATCACCAGCACGCCGAGCAGCACACCTCTGGTCGGCGCGGACGACCTGCATCCAGGCTTGCACATCACCGCGATGGGTTCGGATGCACAGCACAAGAACGAACTCGCGCCTGCCGTGTTCAAGGCGGCAAGCTATGTCTGCGACAGCCTGTCGCAGACACGCGTGCTTGGCGAGCTGCATCACGCCATTCATGCGGGCGTGGTTGCCGCCGATGCGCGCTTTGCCGAACTCGGCCAGGTCATTGCAGGGCAGGCCGGCGGTCGCCGCGGCGATGATGAGGTGACGATCTGCGACCTCACTGGCACGGGCGCGCAAGACACCGCCATCGCCGTGCTCGCCCTTGCGCGGGCGCGGCAAGTTGGCGCCGGAAGCATTTTCAACAATATCTGA
- the eutB gene encoding hydroxyectoine utilization dehydratase EutB, with product MSTLAHVYRARQRIAGRICRTPLVASPALARMVGAPVYLKLETVHPTGSFKLRGATNALVALAEQGVKRVVTASTGNHGRALAYAARALGMEATVCLSALVPQNKVDAIAALGARVVIVGNGQDDAQAEALRLARERGGACVPPFDDPLVIAGQATIGLEILEALPDVATIVVPLSGGGLFSGVALAAKGIQPQVRMIGATMERGAAMHASLAAGKPVSVDEVKTLADSLGGGIGLDNRHTFMLTRALIDRVLLLDEAAIARGIVHAYREERLVVEGAAAVGMAAALERMLSAERGALVIIVSGCNIDIELHRHLIGAA from the coding sequence ATGTCCACGCTTGCCCATGTTTATCGTGCGCGTCAACGCATCGCAGGGCGCATTTGCCGCACACCGCTGGTGGCGTCGCCGGCGCTGGCGCGCATGGTGGGCGCACCGGTTTATCTCAAGCTGGAAACGGTTCACCCGACCGGCAGTTTCAAACTGCGCGGCGCCACGAATGCCTTGGTCGCGCTGGCGGAGCAGGGCGTCAAGCGTGTCGTGACCGCCTCGACGGGCAACCATGGCCGCGCGCTGGCTTATGCGGCGCGCGCGCTCGGGATGGAGGCGACGGTGTGCCTGTCGGCGCTGGTGCCGCAGAACAAGGTCGATGCCATTGCCGCGCTCGGTGCCCGCGTCGTGATCGTCGGCAACGGGCAGGACGATGCGCAGGCCGAAGCGCTGCGGCTGGCACGCGAACGAGGCGGCGCATGCGTGCCGCCCTTCGATGATCCGCTGGTGATCGCCGGGCAAGCCACCATTGGCCTGGAAATTCTCGAAGCCTTGCCGGATGTCGCCACCATCGTCGTGCCCTTGTCGGGCGGCGGCTTGTTCAGTGGCGTCGCGCTGGCGGCGAAAGGCATACAGCCGCAAGTCCGGATGATCGGCGCCACGATGGAGCGCGGCGCCGCCATGCACGCGAGTCTGGCGGCGGGAAAGCCGGTGTCCGTCGATGAAGTAAAGACGCTGGCCGACTCGCTCGGCGGCGGCATTGGACTCGACAACCGGCATACCTTCATGCTCACGCGAGCGCTCATCGATCGCGTCCTGCTGCTCGATGAAGCCGCCATCGCACGCGGCATCGTGCATGCCTATCGCGAGGAGCGCCTGGTCGTGGAGGGGGCGGCGGCGGTCGGCATGGCGGCGGCGCTGGAGCGCATGCTCAGCGCGGAGCGCGGAGCGCTCGTGATCATTGTCAGTGGCTGCAATATCGATATCGAATTGCATCGCCATCTCATTGGGGCAGCGTGA
- the ehuR gene encoding MocR-like ectoine utilization transcription factor EhuR has translation MNQRWREAVQTGQGVQSKYKQLVKAIASDIESAALPSGMRLPPQREVAADLKISVQTVTNAYKELERHGLIRCEVGRGSFVSARVTEAMSSYMLDKDERSVVDFSIARIVHTREHDAMWRKVCASFSTIEEQPWIRACRPIAGFEHHRQAGVAWLAALNMPARADTLLVTNGAAHGIFLALASVVGPGDTVLCESLTDHGVIGLANVLGFTLKGLDIDEHGIRPDHFEEICNSERVSALVCTPTLNNPTVALMPDSRRRAIARIAERYGVNVIEDDVHGALPAKAQTPIASLIPELAFYCTSMTKSVLSGLRTGYLAMPRRLALRAESILRVSSWMASAPMAEIATRWIMDGTAQRLVAIQRERLAARQTVVREVLGAYVLGGHPHALSVWLRVPDNWQVDLITRELRRRRIALTLPDPFVVHGARKPKAVRLCVGAEISDSSFKAAVETIREVFEQYPHVHDFS, from the coding sequence ATGAACCAGCGGTGGCGTGAGGCGGTGCAAACGGGGCAGGGAGTCCAGTCGAAGTACAAGCAACTGGTGAAGGCGATTGCCAGCGATATCGAGAGCGCGGCGCTGCCTTCCGGCATGCGCCTGCCGCCGCAGCGCGAAGTTGCCGCCGACCTGAAAATCAGCGTCCAGACCGTCACCAATGCCTATAAGGAACTGGAGCGGCACGGCCTGATCCGCTGCGAGGTCGGGCGCGGGAGTTTTGTCTCTGCGCGTGTCACCGAGGCGATGTCGAGCTATATGCTGGACAAGGATGAGCGCTCGGTGGTTGATTTTTCGATTGCGCGCATCGTCCATACGCGGGAACACGATGCGATGTGGCGCAAGGTCTGCGCGAGTTTCTCGACCATCGAGGAGCAGCCCTGGATTCGCGCCTGTCGGCCTATCGCCGGTTTCGAGCACCACCGGCAGGCGGGCGTGGCCTGGCTCGCCGCGCTCAACATGCCGGCCAGGGCAGACACCCTGCTGGTCACGAATGGCGCGGCGCACGGCATTTTTCTGGCGCTGGCGTCCGTCGTCGGTCCTGGCGATACGGTGCTGTGCGAGAGCCTGACAGACCACGGCGTGATCGGCCTGGCCAATGTGCTCGGCTTTACGCTCAAGGGCCTCGACATCGACGAGCATGGCATCCGTCCCGATCACTTCGAGGAAATCTGCAACAGCGAACGTGTCAGCGCACTGGTCTGCACCCCCACCTTGAACAACCCCACGGTGGCATTGATGCCCGACTCGCGGCGCCGCGCCATTGCGCGCATTGCCGAACGCTATGGCGTGAACGTGATCGAGGACGATGTTCATGGCGCGCTGCCGGCCAAGGCGCAAACGCCCATCGCAAGCCTGATCCCGGAGCTTGCGTTTTACTGCACGAGCATGACGAAATCGGTGCTGAGCGGGCTGCGCACCGGCTATCTGGCCATGCCGCGGCGCCTCGCGCTGCGCGCCGAGAGCATATTGCGCGTGAGCAGTTGGATGGCCTCTGCGCCGATGGCGGAAATCGCCACCCGCTGGATCATGGATGGCACCGCGCAGCGGCTGGTTGCGATTCAGCGCGAGCGGCTGGCGGCGCGGCAGACCGTGGTGCGCGAAGTGCTCGGCGCCTATGTGCTGGGCGGCCATCCCCATGCGCTATCCGTCTGGCTGCGCGTGCCCGACAACTGGCAGGTCGATCTCATCACACGCGAACTGCGCAGGCGCCGCATCGCGCTCACCTTGCCCGACCCGTTCGTCGTGCATGGCGCCCGCAAGCCCAAGGCAGTGCGCCTGTGCGTGGGCGCGGAGATCAGCGACAGCAGTTTCAAGGCGGCGGTCGAAACGATTCGGGAAGTGTTCGAGCAATATCCGCATGTGCACGACTTCAGTTGA
- the ehuB gene encoding ectoine/hydroxyectoine ABC transporter substrate-binding protein EhuB, whose amino-acid sequence MLGILCIMVAGLLQVSAASAETTLQRIVRTSEVRIGYANENPFAYTTPDGVVTGESPEIARKVFARLGVKKVDAVLTEWGALIPGLRAGRFDVIAAGMYVTPGRCKQVAFADPQYQIADTLLVLKGNPKGLKSYADIARQANVKLAVMAGTAELGYARKAGIKDGQILQVPDTTAQLQAVRTRRADAAVGTALTMKSLAAKGGAQLEALDDFIDDPKHTGYGALAFRPEDADLRDAVNEVLHAWLGTDDHLKTVAPFGFDKSNLSAKKSGELCGG is encoded by the coding sequence ATGCTCGGAATACTTTGCATCATGGTAGCGGGGCTGCTGCAAGTCTCCGCCGCAAGCGCTGAAACCACCTTGCAGCGCATCGTGCGCACCAGCGAGGTGCGCATCGGCTATGCCAACGAAAATCCCTTCGCCTACACGACACCGGACGGCGTCGTCACTGGCGAATCGCCCGAAATCGCCCGGAAAGTCTTCGCCAGACTGGGGGTGAAAAAAGTGGATGCCGTGTTGACCGAATGGGGCGCGCTCATTCCCGGCTTGCGCGCCGGACGCTTCGACGTGATCGCAGCGGGCATGTATGTCACGCCTGGGCGCTGCAAGCAGGTCGCTTTCGCCGATCCGCAATACCAGATCGCCGACACGCTGCTGGTATTGAAGGGCAACCCGAAGGGTCTCAAGAGCTATGCCGATATCGCCAGACAGGCCAACGTCAAACTTGCCGTGATGGCCGGCACGGCAGAACTCGGCTATGCGCGCAAGGCCGGCATCAAGGATGGGCAGATTTTGCAGGTGCCCGACACCACCGCGCAATTGCAGGCCGTGCGCACACGCCGCGCCGATGCCGCAGTCGGCACCGCGCTGACGATGAAGAGCCTCGCGGCAAAAGGCGGCGCGCAACTCGAAGCCCTCGACGATTTTATCGACGACCCCAAACACACCGGCTACGGCGCGCTTGCGTTCCGCCCCGAAGATGCCGACCTGCGCGATGCCGTCAACGAGGTGCTGCACGCCTGGCTCGGCACCGACGATCATCTGAAGACGGTTGCTCCGTTCGGCTTCGACAAGAGCAATCTGTCGGCGAAAAAGAGCGGAGAACTTTGCGGCGGCTGA
- the ehuC gene encoding ectoine/hydroxyectoine ABC transporter permease subunit EhuC: MRELMPLLMKGTLVTIEIALYSILLAIVMAGLATALRTAPLRVVRWTGNIYVEVFRGTSLLVQLFWFFFVLPLAPFNIELTPFTVAIVGLGLHYGAYGSELLRGALHSVPNGQYEAALALNMSAATRMRRIVLPQALLNALPPATNLMIELLKGTSLVSLITLSDLTFRARQLDESTFRTAEIFSLTLVIYFVLAQTISYAMRHVERRLGKHISGHGAAPGK, encoded by the coding sequence ATGCGTGAACTCATGCCCCTGTTGATGAAGGGCACCCTCGTCACCATCGAGATCGCCCTCTACAGCATCCTGCTGGCGATTGTGATGGCGGGCCTCGCCACTGCGCTGCGCACTGCGCCGCTGCGCGTGGTGCGCTGGACCGGCAATATTTATGTCGAGGTGTTCCGCGGCACTTCCCTGCTGGTGCAGTTGTTCTGGTTCTTCTTTGTGCTGCCGCTGGCGCCCTTCAATATTGAACTGACGCCCTTTACCGTCGCCATCGTCGGCCTGGGGCTGCACTACGGGGCATATGGCTCGGAACTTCTGCGCGGCGCGCTGCACTCGGTGCCGAATGGGCAATACGAAGCAGCGCTCGCACTCAATATGAGCGCCGCCACACGCATGCGCCGCATCGTGCTGCCGCAGGCGCTTCTCAACGCGCTGCCGCCGGCGACCAACCTGATGATCGAATTGCTCAAGGGCACCTCGTTAGTCTCGCTGATCACGCTCTCTGACCTCACCTTCCGCGCGCGCCAGCTCGACGAATCCACCTTCAGGACCGCCGAAATCTTCTCGCTGACGCTGGTGATCTACTTCGTGCTGGCGCAGACCATCTCGTATGCCATGCGCCACGTCGAGCGGCGCCTGGGCAAACACATCAGCGGCCACGGCGCCGCCCCCGGCAAATGA
- the ehuD gene encoding ectoine/hydroxyectoine ABC transporter permease subunit EhuD, with the protein MTTHFFDMQYALRILPELLRASVHTIGITLAGFAIALVLGLMLAIMRRSETRFIAKPTAFFIEFIRSTPLLIQVYMLFYVAPLYGITMSALTAGTLGIAVHYACYVSEVYRAGLNGVARGQWEAACALSLSPWRTYSGIILPQAIRPILPALGNYFVAMFKDTPVLSAITVVELMQQAKNIGSETFRFLEPITLAGLFFLLISVTCASCLRQLEHRVRLP; encoded by the coding sequence ATGACGACGCACTTCTTCGACATGCAGTACGCGCTGCGCATCCTGCCGGAACTGTTGCGCGCATCGGTGCACACCATCGGCATCACCCTGGCCGGCTTTGCCATCGCGCTCGTGCTGGGCCTGATGCTCGCCATCATGCGGCGCAGCGAGACCCGATTCATCGCGAAGCCGACCGCATTTTTCATCGAATTCATCCGCAGCACGCCGCTGTTGATTCAGGTGTATATGCTGTTCTACGTCGCGCCACTGTATGGCATCACGATGTCGGCGCTCACCGCAGGCACGCTCGGCATCGCCGTGCATTACGCCTGTTACGTGTCGGAGGTCTATCGCGCCGGCTTGAATGGCGTGGCGCGCGGGCAATGGGAAGCCGCCTGCGCGCTGTCGCTCTCGCCGTGGCGCACCTATAGCGGCATCATCTTGCCGCAGGCCATCCGCCCCATTCTCCCCGCGCTTGGCAACTACTTCGTGGCGATGTTCAAGGACACGCCGGTGCTCTCCGCCATCACCGTGGTCGAACTGATGCAGCAGGCGAAGAACATCGGCTCCGAGACCTTCCGCTTTCTCGAACCGATCACGCTGGCCGGACTATTCTTTCTGTTGATCAGCGTGACATGCGCCTCCTGCCTGCGCCAGCTCGAACACCGCGTGAGGCTGCCATGA
- the ehuA gene encoding ectoine/hydroxyectoine ABC transporter ATP-binding protein EhuA — MQPEPAPDASATPMVRFKGATKRYGALTVIDALHLDVARNEKLAIIGPSGSGKSTLLRVLMTLDPLTDGVIEVDGEPLTHMWRSGELVTASKRHVRQVRSKIGMVFQSFNLFAHMTAIENTIEAPLRVLGMSKKEASERGRELLSMVGLADKCHHYPSQLSGGQQQRVAIARALAMRPKIMLFDEVTSALDPELCGEVLNVIRKLGSEHNLTMLMVTHQMGFAKEFADRVCFFSQGKVIEQAAPQQFFSAPQHERTQQFLRAVTQAL; from the coding sequence ATGCAACCAGAGCCTGCACCAGATGCGTCAGCCACCCCGATGGTGCGCTTCAAGGGCGCCACCAAGCGCTATGGCGCGCTCACCGTGATCGATGCACTCCATCTCGATGTCGCCCGCAACGAGAAACTTGCGATCATCGGGCCGAGCGGCTCGGGCAAATCCACCTTGCTGCGCGTGCTGATGACGTTAGACCCGCTCACCGATGGCGTGATCGAAGTGGACGGCGAACCGCTCACGCACATGTGGCGCAGCGGCGAGCTCGTCACAGCTTCCAAACGCCATGTGCGGCAGGTGCGCAGCAAGATCGGCATGGTGTTCCAGAGCTTCAACCTGTTTGCGCACATGACCGCCATCGAGAACACGATAGAAGCGCCATTGCGCGTGCTTGGCATGTCGAAGAAGGAGGCCAGCGAGCGCGGCCGCGAGCTTCTTTCCATGGTTGGTCTGGCCGACAAATGCCATCACTACCCGTCACAGTTGTCGGGTGGCCAGCAGCAGCGCGTAGCCATCGCGCGCGCACTCGCCATGCGTCCGAAAATCATGCTCTTTGACGAAGTGACTTCTGCGCTCGACCCCGAATTGTGCGGCGAAGTGTTGAACGTCATCCGCAAGCTCGGCAGCGAGCACAACCTGACCATGCTGATGGTCACGCACCAGATGGGTTTTGCGAAGGAGTTTGCCGATCGCGTGTGCTTCTTCTCGCAAGGCAAGGTCATCGAGCAGGCAGCGCCGCAGCAATTCTTCTCCGCGCCACAGCACGAGCGCACGCAACAGTTTTTGCGGGCCGTTACGCAGGCCCTGTGA
- a CDS encoding HlyC/CorC family transporter — translation MSDPHPARWPEREGKRSFLQKVVEFIHPGPDSMEELSATLAEAENNQVIGADARVMIERVIRMDDMTAGDVMVAAPRMDLIHIDASPDALLEQVIGTAHSRFPVYQGARENIIGILLAKDLLKLQRAPELNIRALLRPTWFVPESKRLNDLLREFRSNRNHLAIVIDEFGRVAGLITIEDVLEQIVGEIEDEFDIPEDEGDIFSLADHSYRVSGDTPIERVAQAFAVNILGSDPDARFDTIGGLIAHQIGHVPTRGDQLQLAGLHFVVLHAKGGAVRWFKVSRVEETGAGD, via the coding sequence GTGTCTGACCCGCATCCCGCGCGCTGGCCCGAGAGGGAGGGCAAGCGCAGTTTCTTGCAGAAAGTGGTCGAGTTCATCCATCCCGGGCCGGATTCCATGGAGGAACTCAGCGCCACCCTGGCCGAGGCTGAAAACAACCAGGTCATTGGTGCCGACGCGCGCGTGATGATCGAGCGCGTCATCCGCATGGACGACATGACGGCCGGTGATGTGATGGTGGCGGCGCCCCGCATGGACCTGATCCACATCGATGCGTCGCCCGATGCGCTGCTGGAACAGGTCATCGGCACCGCGCATTCGCGGTTTCCGGTGTACCAGGGGGCGCGCGAGAACATCATCGGCATCCTGCTGGCCAAGGATCTGCTCAAGCTGCAACGGGCTCCGGAACTGAACATCCGTGCGCTGCTGCGGCCGACCTGGTTCGTGCCCGAGAGCAAGAGGCTGAACGATTTGCTGCGCGAATTCAGGAGCAACCGCAACCACCTGGCCATCGTCATCGACGAGTTTGGCCGTGTGGCCGGACTGATCACCATCGAGGATGTGCTCGAGCAGATCGTGGGCGAGATCGAGGACGAGTTCGACATCCCCGAAGACGAGGGCGACATCTTCAGCCTGGCCGACCACAGCTACCGTGTCAGCGGCGACACGCCGATCGAGCGCGTGGCGCAGGCTTTTGCCGTCAACATCCTGGGCAGCGACCCGGACGCGCGCTTTGACACCATTGGCGGCCTGATCGCCCATCAAATCGGCCATGTGCCCACGCGGGGCGATCAGTTGCAACTCGCTGGCCTGCACTTCGTCGTGCTGCACGCCAAGGGCGGTGCGGTGCGGTGGTTCAAAGTGTCCCGGGTCGAAGAGACCGGCGCCGGCGACTGA